The following proteins come from a genomic window of Gimesia sp.:
- a CDS encoding NUDIX domain-containing protein, with amino-acid sequence MKYSYEYPRAALTVDCVVFGLDEDDLQILLIQRDLPPFEGDWALPGGFVRLEETLDEAALRELSEETGLKNVYLEQLYSFGTVNRDPRERVVTVAYYALVNLSDHRVQAATDARNAAWFTVDDIPSLAFDHDQILEMAHERLRGKVRYQPIGFELLPPKFTLRQIQHLYEVILDRPLDKRNFRKKILSMGILIELDEVETDVAHRAARLYQFDRRKYKRLTKQGFHFEI; translated from the coding sequence ATGAAATACAGCTATGAATATCCGCGGGCTGCATTAACGGTGGACTGCGTCGTGTTTGGCCTGGATGAAGATGATCTGCAGATTCTGCTCATTCAGCGGGATCTGCCCCCGTTCGAAGGGGACTGGGCACTCCCAGGTGGGTTTGTTCGGCTGGAAGAAACACTGGACGAAGCTGCCTTGCGGGAGTTGAGTGAAGAGACCGGTCTGAAAAATGTCTATCTCGAACAGCTGTATTCCTTTGGAACCGTGAACCGGGATCCCCGGGAGCGTGTCGTGACGGTAGCTTACTATGCCCTGGTGAATCTGTCGGATCACCGGGTGCAGGCGGCCACCGATGCTCGAAATGCCGCCTGGTTCACGGTGGACGACATTCCTTCGCTGGCCTTTGACCACGACCAGATTCTGGAGATGGCTCACGAACGCTTGCGCGGCAAAGTCCGTTACCAGCCAATCGGCTTTGAACTGCTGCCTCCCAAATTTACCCTAAGGCAGATCCAGCATCTGTATGAAGTCATTCTGGATCGCCCGCTGGATAAACGTAATTTTCGTAAAAAGATTCTCAGTATGGGAATCCTCATTGAACTGGACGAAGTCGAGACGGATGTCGCTCATCGAGCCGCGCGTCTGTATCAGTTCGACCGTCGCAAATACAAACGCCTGACTAAACAGGGGTTTCACTTCGAGATCTGA
- the nadE gene encoding NAD(+) synthase gives MKLIQIAAVALNQTPLDWSGNAARVRQAIEAARNEGASLICLPELCLTGYNCEDTFFSIDVQQRALSALLELLPFTKGTVVSVGLPLMYGGALYNCACLIADGQILGFVAKNHLAGDGIHYEPRWFKAWDSTCVGEITIQGQAYPIGNLIFDVDGVRLGFEICEDAWAARRPGRELSQAAVDLILNPSASHFAFGKQEIRRRLVQESSRAYGVTYVYSNLLGNEAGRIIYDGATLIASNGSLLAEGQRLSFQDVSVTSAIVDIDLTRMNRARLASFQPRPGAFRETTITADYQFPEILFRTLHCQAADWERSDSIKEEEFTRAVALALFDYLRKSRSQGFVISLSGGADSAAAAVLVWAMLKLGLSELGADGLSQKLAYLPGSKPESGFAELINGLLTCVYQSTRNSSETTANAAAGLAEGIGADFLNLDVDAITQAYVDLVSKAVGRELSWETDDIPLQNIQARSRAPGVWMITNLRNALLLSTSNRSEAAVGYTTMDGDTCGGLSPISGIDKAFLRNWLRWIETVGPLQVGTVPELNLINQQEPTAELRPQEAEQKDEQDLMPYELLDWVERAAIRDKRSPVELYRLALVEFPAEQPAQLVAWIERFFRLWSRNQWKRERYAPSFHLDDENLDPKTWCRFPILSGGFTEELSELRLVANA, from the coding sequence ATGAAACTCATCCAGATAGCCGCCGTTGCACTGAATCAGACTCCCTTGGACTGGTCCGGGAATGCAGCCCGGGTCAGACAGGCGATCGAAGCGGCCCGCAATGAGGGGGCCTCGTTGATCTGTTTGCCCGAGCTCTGTCTCACCGGCTATAACTGTGAAGACACTTTCTTTTCGATCGACGTTCAACAGCGGGCGCTGTCAGCCTTGCTGGAACTGCTCCCTTTCACGAAAGGGACCGTCGTCTCAGTAGGGCTTCCGCTGATGTATGGCGGTGCCCTCTATAACTGTGCCTGCCTGATAGCCGATGGTCAGATTCTGGGATTTGTCGCCAAAAATCATCTGGCCGGCGATGGCATTCATTACGAACCACGCTGGTTCAAAGCCTGGGATTCCACGTGCGTGGGTGAAATCACAATTCAGGGCCAGGCATACCCGATTGGCAATTTGATCTTTGACGTGGACGGTGTTCGGCTCGGCTTCGAAATCTGTGAAGATGCATGGGCCGCGCGTCGACCCGGGCGTGAGCTCTCGCAGGCAGCCGTCGACCTGATTCTCAACCCGAGTGCCAGCCACTTCGCATTTGGCAAACAGGAAATCCGCCGACGGCTGGTTCAGGAAAGTTCACGGGCGTACGGCGTGACTTACGTGTATTCCAATCTACTGGGGAACGAAGCGGGCCGCATCATCTACGACGGTGCCACGTTGATTGCCAGTAACGGTTCACTGCTGGCGGAGGGACAGCGGCTCTCGTTTCAGGACGTTTCCGTAACGTCAGCGATCGTCGATATTGATTTAACCAGAATGAATCGCGCCCGTCTGGCCAGTTTTCAACCCCGGCCGGGAGCCTTCCGCGAGACTACGATCACAGCCGATTACCAGTTTCCGGAGATTCTGTTTCGAACCTTGCACTGCCAGGCTGCAGACTGGGAACGTTCAGACTCTATCAAAGAGGAAGAATTCACGCGGGCCGTGGCACTCGCGTTATTCGACTACCTGCGCAAGAGCCGGTCTCAAGGCTTCGTGATTTCATTGAGTGGCGGTGCAGATTCTGCTGCGGCTGCGGTCCTGGTCTGGGCCATGCTCAAACTGGGACTCTCCGAACTGGGGGCCGATGGATTATCCCAAAAGCTTGCCTATCTGCCCGGGAGCAAACCGGAATCCGGTTTCGCCGAACTGATCAATGGGTTGCTGACCTGCGTCTATCAGTCTACCCGCAACAGTTCCGAAACGACGGCGAACGCCGCGGCCGGACTGGCGGAGGGGATCGGCGCCGATTTTCTGAATCTGGATGTCGACGCCATCACACAGGCATATGTCGATCTCGTATCAAAAGCTGTCGGGCGGGAGCTGAGCTGGGAAACCGATGATATTCCACTCCAGAATATTCAGGCCCGGAGCAGGGCACCGGGAGTCTGGATGATTACCAATCTGCGAAATGCCCTGTTGCTGTCAACCAGTAACCGATCGGAAGCAGCTGTGGGCTATACCACGATGGACGGCGATACGTGCGGCGGTCTGTCGCCAATCTCTGGCATCGATAAAGCGTTTCTGCGAAACTGGCTGAGATGGATTGAAACGGTCGGTCCGCTGCAGGTAGGTACGGTTCCCGAACTGAACCTGATCAATCAACAGGAGCCGACCGCAGAGCTGCGTCCGCAGGAAGCAGAGCAGAAGGACGAGCAGGATCTGATGCCTTACGAATTATTGGACTGGGTCGAGCGAGCTGCGATTCGCGATAAGCGTAGTCCTGTGGAGCTCTATCGACTGGCACTCGTCGAGTTTCCCGCAGAACAGCCCGCACAACTGGTGGCATGGATCGAACGCTTCTTTCGGCTCTGGTCGCGGAACCAGTGGAAACGCGAACGCTACGCGCCCTCGTTTCACCTGGACGATGAGAATCTGGATCCGAAAACCTGGTGCCGTTTTCCCATTCTCTCGGGAGGCTTTACAGAAGAACTGTCGGAACTCCGTCTTGTGGCAAACGCATAA
- a CDS encoding nicotinate phosphoribosyltransferase: MALNQIYDTSLTLLTDLYQLTMAHGYWKTGRAEQEAVFHLFFRKNPFQGGYTIAAGLEYALEYIRHFQFSEDDLSYLQTLEGNDGRPLFSSGFLEYLEDLRITCDLAAVPEGTVVFPHEPLVRVTGPILQCQLLETALLNLINFQTLIATKSARICTATGGDPVLEFGLRRAQGIDGGLAASRAAYIGGCAATSNVLAGKLFGIPVKGTHAHSWVMSYDDELSAFEDYARAMPNNCVFLVDTYDTLDGVRNAVRVGIQLKESGHQMVGIRLDSGDLAYLSIEARRLLDEAGLTEAAIVASNDLDETTISSLKMQGAKIAVWGVGTRLVTAFEQPALGGVYKLGAIRNEDQEWEPRLKLSEQAIKTSTPGILQTRRYLNENGAVADMIFNELAPPSSERSVLIDPLDPTRRRVLGEKLEFQDLLIPVVQQGEIVHQHESLSVIRERAQQQLDLFHVGIQRHLEPHEYPVGLEQGLYDYKTEQILLARKINHQ, translated from the coding sequence ATGGCCCTGAATCAGATCTACGATACTTCACTGACGCTCTTAACAGACCTGTACCAGCTGACGATGGCACATGGATACTGGAAAACGGGAAGAGCTGAACAGGAAGCCGTCTTTCACCTCTTCTTTCGCAAAAATCCGTTCCAGGGTGGTTACACCATCGCAGCCGGGCTGGAATACGCTCTGGAATATATCAGGCACTTCCAGTTCAGCGAAGATGATCTCAGTTATCTGCAGACACTGGAAGGCAATGATGGCCGCCCGTTGTTCTCCAGTGGCTTTCTGGAATATCTGGAGGATCTGCGGATCACCTGTGATCTGGCGGCGGTTCCGGAAGGGACCGTGGTCTTTCCCCACGAACCCCTGGTGCGGGTTACGGGACCGATTCTGCAGTGTCAGTTGCTGGAAACCGCTTTACTGAATCTGATCAACTTTCAGACGCTGATCGCCACCAAGTCCGCCCGGATCTGTACCGCCACGGGGGGAGATCCTGTTCTGGAGTTCGGTTTAAGGCGGGCCCAGGGGATTGATGGCGGACTGGCAGCCAGTCGAGCCGCTTACATTGGCGGGTGTGCAGCCACATCCAATGTGCTGGCCGGTAAGCTGTTCGGAATTCCCGTCAAAGGGACACACGCTCACAGCTGGGTCATGTCCTACGATGATGAGCTTTCCGCCTTCGAAGATTACGCCAGGGCGATGCCCAACAACTGTGTCTTCCTCGTCGATACCTACGATACACTCGATGGGGTCCGCAATGCGGTTCGCGTCGGGATTCAGTTAAAAGAGTCAGGCCATCAAATGGTGGGAATCCGGCTCGATTCGGGAGATCTCGCGTATCTCAGTATCGAAGCCAGACGCCTGCTGGATGAAGCGGGGCTGACGGAAGCCGCGATCGTGGCCAGCAATGACCTGGATGAAACCACCATCAGCAGCCTCAAAATGCAGGGAGCCAAGATCGCCGTCTGGGGTGTGGGCACTCGTCTGGTAACCGCCTTCGAACAGCCCGCCCTGGGAGGGGTTTACAAACTGGGAGCGATCAGGAATGAAGACCAGGAATGGGAACCCCGTTTGAAACTGTCCGAGCAGGCCATCAAGACCTCTACCCCCGGTATCTTACAGACCAGACGCTATCTGAATGAAAACGGGGCCGTGGCCGACATGATCTTTAATGAACTAGCTCCGCCATCCTCGGAACGAAGTGTGCTGATCGATCCTCTGGATCCGACGCGGCGACGTGTGCTGGGTGAAAAACTTGAGTTTCAGGACCTGCTGATCCCCGTGGTCCAGCAGGGGGAAATCGTTCATCAACACGAATCATTGTCAGTCATTCGCGAACGGGCCCAGCAGCAGTTGGATCTGTTTCACGTGGGCATTCAGCGTCATCTGGAGCCACACGAATATCCCGTTGGTCTGGAACAGGGGCTCTATGATTACAAAACCGAACAGATTCTGCTGGCACGAAAAATAAATCATCAGTGA
- a CDS encoding ABC transporter permease, with protein sequence MNNRVKLALEDVIDVIKSSRLCMFLAWFDIRIRYRRSKIGPFWITISMAIFIIALGVVYSKLFNMAPDEYLPNLAAGYLFWTLIAATISEAPTIFIDNAAYLKDMKINLLVFVFRALARNTIIFLHNALFIVFVCFYFKIWPQLQTLLVIPGLFLVLLNLFWITLFFGIVGARYRDLAPIIQSMVQVLFFVSPITWLPKLVGEDSWVVMFNPIAYFLDLTRAPILNQTPALSSWLITAGISIVGFAVSLLLYAYKRDRIVYWI encoded by the coding sequence ATGAATAATCGAGTCAAACTCGCTCTGGAAGATGTGATCGACGTGATCAAATCCAGCCGGTTATGTATGTTTCTGGCATGGTTTGATATTCGCATCCGTTATCGCAGATCTAAAATTGGTCCATTCTGGATCACGATCAGTATGGCAATCTTTATTATTGCCCTGGGAGTTGTTTACTCCAAACTGTTCAACATGGCTCCCGATGAATATCTGCCCAACCTGGCGGCAGGTTATCTGTTCTGGACGCTCATAGCGGCGACTATCAGTGAAGCTCCCACGATCTTCATTGACAATGCGGCTTATCTCAAAGATATGAAAATCAATCTGCTGGTTTTTGTATTTCGGGCGCTGGCACGCAACACAATCATCTTCCTGCACAATGCCCTGTTTATCGTTTTTGTCTGCTTTTATTTTAAAATCTGGCCTCAATTACAGACACTTCTCGTAATTCCAGGTCTGTTTCTGGTGTTGCTGAACCTATTCTGGATCACACTGTTCTTCGGGATCGTGGGTGCCCGCTATCGTGATCTGGCGCCCATTATTCAAAGCATGGTACAGGTGCTGTTTTTCGTCTCTCCGATAACCTGGTTACCCAAGCTCGTCGGCGAAGACAGCTGGGTTGTGATGTTCAATCCCATTGCTTACTTCCTTGACCTGACTCGCGCCCCCATATTGAACCAGACTCCTGCATTGAGCTCCTGGTTGATTACTGCAGGAATCAGTATTGTCGGTTTTGCTGTCAGCCTATTACTTTACGCCTACAAACGAGACCGGATTGTTTATTGGATTTGA
- a CDS encoding ABC transporter ATP-binding protein — MARIKVENVTLHYPIIGAGDRSVKNRLLNFATGGKITRDSGTMVVTGLDRIDLELRDGDRLGLIGHNGAGKSTLLKVLAGIYIPTQGTVDIEGRVVSTLNITLGFEQEATGFENIFLRGRLLGLTSAEIEDKLEEISEFTELGKYLDLPVRVYSSGMLMRLAFAIMTSLESEILLMDEVIGTGDARFIHKAEARLNEFMNKAKIMVIASHSDDVIREFCNTALLLKNGTPFAQGEIEEVLEIYQSADYQT; from the coding sequence ATGGCCAGGATAAAAGTAGAAAATGTAACGCTGCACTACCCGATCATCGGGGCCGGCGACCGATCCGTGAAAAACAGGCTGCTGAACTTTGCGACCGGAGGAAAAATCACCCGGGACAGTGGTACAATGGTCGTCACAGGCCTGGACCGTATCGACCTGGAACTGCGGGACGGCGACCGTCTGGGTTTGATTGGACACAATGGCGCCGGTAAATCCACGTTGCTGAAAGTTCTGGCTGGAATCTATATCCCTACACAAGGCACTGTAGATATTGAGGGACGCGTTGTTTCGACCCTGAATATTACACTGGGCTTTGAACAAGAGGCCACTGGATTTGAGAATATCTTTCTGCGTGGTCGCCTGCTGGGACTGACCTCTGCTGAAATTGAAGATAAGCTCGAAGAAATCTCAGAGTTCACTGAGTTGGGCAAATATCTGGATCTGCCAGTACGAGTTTATTCTTCCGGGATGCTGATGCGGCTGGCATTTGCCATTATGACATCGCTGGAATCGGAGATTCTGCTGATGGACGAAGTCATCGGTACCGGGGACGCCCGCTTTATCCATAAGGCGGAAGCCAGATTGAATGAATTCATGAACAAAGCCAAAATCATGGTGATTGCATCACATTCAGATGATGTTATCAGAGAATTTTGTAACACGGCACTTCTACTCAAAAATGGAACTCCCTTTGCCCAGGGTGAGATCGAAGAAGTGCTGGAAATTTATCAGTCAGCGGATTACCAGACATAA
- a CDS encoding SIS domain-containing protein translates to MSQATRIICRNLERSIAAKNELLQNAQTQAEFARSVDIVLNCYQQGGRLYVAGNGGSAADAQHLAAEFVSRLARDRAPLPAEALTTDSSIITAIGNDYGYDEIFSRQIAGKLSEKDVFLGITTSGNSPNIVKALQVCRERNIQSIVFTGHDGGAVREWSDVCVIAPGELTSQIQEVHLVLEHTLCECVEAALFDFEL, encoded by the coding sequence ATGAGCCAGGCAACCAGAATCATTTGCAGAAACCTGGAACGTTCCATCGCAGCCAAAAACGAGTTGTTGCAGAACGCACAGACTCAGGCCGAATTTGCCCGGTCAGTAGACATTGTATTGAACTGCTATCAGCAGGGGGGCCGCCTGTACGTTGCCGGCAATGGTGGTTCAGCTGCCGATGCACAGCACCTGGCGGCGGAATTTGTCAGTCGTCTGGCCCGCGACCGAGCCCCATTGCCTGCAGAAGCACTCACGACCGACTCCTCGATCATCACAGCCATCGGCAACGATTATGGCTACGACGAGATCTTTTCCCGTCAGATTGCGGGTAAGCTGAGCGAAAAGGATGTCTTTCTGGGAATTACGACTTCCGGGAATTCCCCCAACATTGTCAAAGCCCTGCAGGTCTGCCGTGAGCGGAATATTCAGAGTATTGTGTTTACCGGTCACGATGGCGGAGCAGTACGAGAATGGAGCGACGTCTGCGTGATTGCTCCCGGTGAGCTGACCAGCCAGATCCAGGAAGTGCACCTGGTTCTGGAACACACACTTTGCGAGTGTGTCGAAGCCGCTTTGTTTGACTTCGAGCTCTAA
- a CDS encoding glycosyltransferase family 2 protein: MENSCLISVIIVNFNSADKLSLCVQSLVDCQQSLEIIIVDNASHDESLKNVQHTFRAQQNILVTENQENMGFAVACNQGARVATGDYLLYLNPDCKINSHAITQLRECLVQNPDVGMTGGQLLNSDGTEQVGGRRLIPTPWRTFVRVFKLRWLSPLFPRLFSDFNLHQESLPDHPVEVEAISGACMLVPRKAYEDVGGLDEGYFLHCEDLDWCMSFREKGWKIMFVPDAKISHFQGSCSRSRRIFVEWCKHKGMVRFYRKFFRHKYPVVLMWLIACGVWLRFSLLACYFSVRQFFRWFKVAGT; the protein is encoded by the coding sequence ATGGAGAATAGCTGTTTGATCTCGGTCATAATTGTTAATTTCAACTCGGCTGACAAATTATCGCTATGTGTGCAGTCGCTGGTTGATTGCCAGCAGTCCCTGGAAATTATCATCGTCGATAATGCTTCTCACGACGAGAGTCTGAAAAACGTGCAGCACACCTTTCGCGCGCAACAGAATATCCTGGTCACTGAAAATCAGGAAAATATGGGATTTGCGGTAGCCTGTAATCAGGGGGCACGAGTCGCCACCGGAGACTACCTCCTGTACCTGAATCCCGACTGTAAAATCAATTCGCACGCCATCACCCAACTCAGGGAATGCCTGGTTCAGAATCCCGATGTGGGAATGACCGGCGGACAACTGCTCAACAGTGATGGTACCGAACAGGTTGGTGGACGTCGCTTGATTCCCACGCCCTGGCGAACCTTCGTGCGTGTATTTAAACTACGCTGGCTTTCCCCATTATTTCCACGGCTCTTTTCAGACTTTAATCTGCATCAAGAGTCGTTGCCCGATCACCCGGTAGAGGTTGAAGCAATTTCGGGGGCCTGTATGCTGGTCCCTCGCAAGGCATATGAAGATGTCGGCGGCTTAGATGAGGGCTACTTTCTGCACTGTGAAGATTTGGACTGGTGCATGAGCTTCCGGGAAAAAGGCTGGAAGATCATGTTCGTTCCGGATGCGAAAATCTCGCACTTTCAGGGGAGCTGCAGTCGCTCGCGTCGGATCTTTGTTGAATGGTGTAAGCACAAGGGAATGGTGCGATTCTATCGCAAGTTTTTCCGCCACAAGTATCCGGTTGTTTTGATGTGGCTGATTGCCTGCGGTGTCTGGTTACGCTTCAGTCTGCTGGCCTGCTATTTTTCAGTGCGGCAGTTCTTCAGATGGTTTAAGGTTGCCGGGACCTGA
- a CDS encoding glycosyltransferase family 2 protein, producing MDFVAAIIVTFNPDKETLHKLIDAISVQVDYVCVVDNNSPQEIKQFILGILKDNGGLVSLEENYGIASAINHGVFRAREKNASHVVLFDQDSLPEPDMVDTLLTVMNEKTRLGCHVAAVGPRYSDIKGHHAAPFVKLQGIRLRRIDCAENEIVTVDHLISSGSLISMKALEEIGLMEEDLFIDYVDTEWCLRAIHKGYQIYGVGSARMKHDLGDEYANLFGRTFPVHHPLRHYYTVRNGIWLIQQSWVSFSWKVMDFRRLFLIYLVFSFFVGKRLLNMKMLSLGVWHALIGKMGKYGE from the coding sequence ATGGACTTCGTCGCCGCGATCATAGTGACGTTCAATCCCGATAAAGAAACACTGCATAAGCTGATCGATGCGATCTCTGTGCAAGTGGATTATGTGTGTGTGGTTGATAACAATTCCCCTCAAGAAATCAAACAGTTTATTCTGGGAATCCTCAAAGACAATGGAGGATTAGTTTCGCTTGAAGAGAATTACGGAATAGCGTCAGCTATCAATCATGGCGTTTTTCGGGCCAGGGAAAAGAATGCAAGTCATGTGGTTCTTTTTGACCAGGACAGCCTTCCAGAACCGGATATGGTTGACACATTGTTGACTGTGATGAACGAAAAAACGAGACTTGGTTGTCATGTCGCGGCAGTCGGTCCCAGGTATTCTGATATCAAGGGACACCATGCAGCTCCCTTTGTAAAACTACAGGGGATCCGATTAAGGCGAATTGATTGTGCCGAGAATGAAATCGTCACTGTCGATCATCTCATTTCCTCTGGAAGCTTGATTTCTATGAAGGCACTGGAAGAAATCGGGTTGATGGAAGAAGATCTTTTTATTGATTATGTCGACACTGAATGGTGCCTGCGTGCAATTCACAAAGGGTATCAGATTTATGGCGTTGGCTCTGCTCGTATGAAGCATGATCTGGGAGATGAATATGCGAATCTCTTCGGCAGAACTTTCCCGGTGCACCACCCGCTTCGACACTATTATACAGTGCGGAATGGGATCTGGCTGATCCAACAGTCATGGGTTTCATTTTCCTGGAAAGTAATGGATTTTCGCAGATTGTTCCTGATTTATCTGGTCTTTTCTTTCTTTGTCGGAAAACGCCTGCTCAACATGAAGATGCTTTCCCTGGGAGTCTGGCATGCCTTGATCGGAAAGATGGGGAAGTATGGAGAATAG
- a CDS encoding glycosyltransferase encodes MGYQIKNLLSKSVSIISNEGVLAFLQRTCLFLKTKIKARWDRFRQKSYLEEKIKSSRRVLVSFVIPVYDRTFELKEAIESCLNQTVSEIEVIIVTDGSPPDTLAVLDKYSHHPKVKIFHYYDNSGNAVRGRNKGILEATGKYIAFLDSDDIADKNRIKKSLNVMERYNADVVYGAYKIKMDNSREINGLHDGRVIESPDCDLQFLKEICVPCQSTVMIRRAALLDVGGLKPEMCYCEDYELWLRLAYFGYKFKATRDVLVTLRIHKGNNELNFIEESDYWKQEALRQYQTRAKKLQKIVFIIPGTGISGGIAVVLHHAKKLMEQKFDVSCINLDVTFGNSINWFPEHNVPIYQLSNLDMRVDNIDVAIATGWNTVEILNQLEPKRKLYFVQSDERRFYTDEATKKLVHQTYLTDCEYVTMACWIQKWLKDEFGHDSEYVPNGLDQNMFFHDQEILPKEKKVRVLLEGPVDIPFKGMKEAYAAVKDLNCELWIISSSGKIPAEWKYDRLFEKVDIHKMRNIYSSCDIFLKMSRVESFCYPPLEAMACGCSVVVSEVTGLEEYAIDNYNSLIVKPGDVAEAKMAVRTLIENVELRHQLIENGYKTAEEWTWSDSKRTFAKILKAEEEQLELQAYSA; translated from the coding sequence GTGGGATATCAAATTAAGAACTTGTTATCAAAATCTGTTTCAATTATTTCTAATGAAGGGGTGCTTGCATTTCTTCAAAGGACCTGTCTGTTCCTGAAAACGAAAATAAAAGCAAGATGGGACAGGTTCAGGCAAAAGAGCTATCTTGAAGAGAAAATCAAATCTTCGAGGCGTGTTTTAGTCAGTTTTGTAATACCCGTGTATGATCGCACTTTTGAACTGAAAGAAGCGATTGAATCTTGCCTCAATCAAACTGTTTCAGAAATTGAAGTGATCATAGTCACCGATGGCTCTCCACCAGATACATTAGCTGTTTTGGATAAGTATTCTCATCATCCAAAAGTAAAAATCTTCCATTACTATGATAACTCCGGGAATGCAGTTCGTGGCCGAAATAAGGGGATTTTGGAAGCGACTGGTAAATATATCGCATTTTTGGATAGTGATGACATCGCTGACAAAAACAGAATCAAAAAATCTCTGAATGTGATGGAGAGATACAACGCAGACGTAGTCTATGGCGCATATAAGATAAAAATGGATAACTCACGAGAAATCAATGGGCTCCATGATGGTAGAGTGATTGAGAGTCCGGATTGTGATCTGCAATTTTTAAAAGAGATTTGTGTACCTTGCCAGAGTACAGTCATGATAAGAAGAGCCGCCTTACTGGATGTGGGTGGTCTAAAGCCAGAAATGTGCTATTGCGAAGATTATGAATTATGGCTGCGACTGGCCTACTTTGGATACAAGTTCAAAGCAACGCGTGATGTTCTGGTAACTTTGCGCATTCATAAAGGCAACAACGAATTAAACTTTATTGAAGAATCTGACTACTGGAAACAGGAAGCTCTGAGACAATATCAGACACGGGCAAAGAAACTGCAAAAGATTGTTTTCATCATTCCAGGAACTGGGATTTCTGGAGGTATTGCTGTGGTCTTGCATCATGCCAAGAAGTTAATGGAACAAAAATTTGATGTATCCTGCATCAATCTCGATGTGACTTTTGGAAACTCCATTAATTGGTTTCCCGAACATAATGTCCCCATTTATCAATTAAGCAACTTGGATATGCGTGTTGATAATATCGATGTTGCGATTGCTACCGGTTGGAATACCGTCGAAATCTTGAACCAGCTGGAACCAAAAAGGAAACTCTACTTTGTCCAATCCGATGAACGCCGTTTTTACACCGACGAGGCGACAAAAAAACTGGTACACCAGACTTATCTGACAGACTGCGAGTATGTCACGATGGCTTGTTGGATTCAAAAATGGCTCAAAGATGAGTTCGGGCATGATTCAGAATATGTTCCGAATGGACTGGACCAGAATATGTTTTTCCACGACCAGGAGATTCTTCCTAAAGAGAAAAAAGTGAGAGTGCTGCTTGAAGGGCCTGTTGACATTCCATTTAAGGGGATGAAAGAGGCATATGCTGCCGTCAAAGATCTCAATTGTGAACTCTGGATAATCTCGAGTAGTGGCAAGATTCCTGCTGAGTGGAAATATGACAGGCTTTTTGAAAAAGTCGATATTCATAAGATGCGGAATATTTATTCGTCTTGCGACATTTTTCTGAAAATGAGCCGTGTCGAAAGCTTCTGCTATCCACCTCTCGAAGCAATGGCCTGTGGTTGCAGTGTTGTTGTATCTGAAGTGACAGGTCTGGAAGAATATGCAATCGATAATTATAACTCATTGATTGTTAAGCCTGGAGATGTGGCAGAAGCAAAAATGGCAGTCAGAACGCTTATTGAAAATGTGGAACTCAGACACCAGCTGATAGAAAATGGTTACAAAACAGCAGAAGAATGGACCTGGAGTGATTCAAAAAGAACTTTTGCAAAGATTCTAAAAGCTGAGGAGGAGCAACTGGAGCTTCAGGCATATTCGGCCTGA